GAAAACCTCTTGTTCCAGCTTCATTCCCAACTGTATTATTTTGATGGTTTTATCTTAGCTTTTGATAGCTGGACCGTAAAATCTATTGTCAATGCTCACCGTCATCCATTTTCTGGCAATGAGGTTTTTGAGTTGATGGATATTGCAACTAAGAAATTTGATCAAGATGGTGAAAAAGGAAGTTATAAAAATAAATTCACTGAAATTCACTATACGATCATCTTAAACCATATTGCTGAATTGAATGAAGAAAAAATCGCAATTGGTGTCTATCATTCATTGAATCCTTCTATTGGTGAATTAGTTATTCAGCATTTAACAAATGTTTTAGGACACAAATACCCAATCAAAGCAGAAGCTTTCAAGGAAGAAAGCCATTATGATATTTTACTCTCTAACATTTATAGTGAGGTCATATCTGAAAAACAAGAATTAGTCTATATCTTTTCAGATATTGGTAACAGTTACGATATGACTGAAATTGAAAAACTGATCATTCAGTTGATTGACACAAGATAAAATATTTGTTGTTACATCTACTACTAATTGAAATTATAGCAGAGAATACCGTCTTGATGTTCTCCATTTTCTTGACAACTATTAAATTTAATGAGAATAATCACAAATTCGGGCAAAATATTTTCTTTTTTGATTTACTATTATTTTTATAATTTTCACAAAAAATAATGTTTTTTATGTTTATTCATAAAAATAAAAAAAACGATATAAATTTATCGTTTTTTTATTTTATCCATCCAATATTATCGAACGGAGCAAATCTAAAGGAGACGACTCCCTCAATAGCCTGACCGTCAACTAATCCAAAAGCTCTACTATCACTAGAATTATTTCGATTATCTCCCAGTACAAAATAATGTCCTTTGGGAATTTTTTTCAATTGTGACATTTGATCTAAACAATCCTCTGACACATTTACTTTGATCGTCCCATCAGGAAGTTCATTCGCAGCAGATAGTTCTGACACCTTTGGTAATGATTCTGCTTGATGATTGATAAATAAGTCACTGCCTTCTGTCCAAACCAAGTCTCCCGGCATGCCTATGATTCGTTTTACATATTGGAAATCACTTTTGACTGGTGGTTTAAAGGTGATGATTTCGTATCTTTTTGGTTCTTTTGTTCGTCGAACAATGACCCGATCTTTGTTTAATAAAGTTGGACTCATCGAATCCCCATCAACCATATGAGGAGAGGTATTTAAGATAAAGAAAAACACAAAGACTGCAAATAATACAACTGGCAGCATGAATTTAACGATTTCAACAATGTTTTCTTTTCTTTTTTTCTTTTTTCTTCTCTCGAATTCTTCTTTAGTTATTTTTTTCTTTTTTCTTTTTTTATTCGTTGGTGCGTTTTTTCTGTCTAGCGCTTCTTTGGGTCTTAGCTTGTCTCTTGCTGCTTCTTTTGCAAGTTCGCTTCGCTCTCTAGACTTAAGCTGTTTCTTTCTTTGTTCAGAATTTGGGTGTTTTCTGTTTCTATTTTTAGCTCTATTTTTTGGCTTTTTATTTTTGTTGAATTTTCTTTTTAGTTGGCGTTTTAGTCGTTCAAAACGTTCTCTTATCTCATCCATGATACACCTCAATCATACCGATTAATACTCTTAATTAAGAATAACAGACTGCCGTGTATTTTTCCATATAAAACTAGCTAGTCGTAAAAAGTACCGCACGACTTCACTTCTCAACTAATGAACTTGCTCTTTGTTACCGACTAGTTTCAGCGTCTCTTAATTCTTTTGCTGTGATAATGTTCTTACATTCAAAAAAGTGAGCGGGGCAAAACTCTAAAAGTTTTACTCCACCCACCTAAAATTCAATCCCTACTTTTTTATTCCTCAAGTAATACTGTTAGACTATCACTCAAACACTAATTCTTGCCCTTCGACAATCACACTATTGCTAAGCTGATTTCTGTTCATTAATGCTTGGATCGATAACCCAGAATCTTGAGCGATTTCCCATAAAGTCTGACCTTTTTTTACAACGTAGACCTCTTTAGGTACCTCTTTTTCTTGTTTTTCAGTAATCGTATTTTCTGTTGTTGCTTTCTGTTGATCTGATTCTGGAGTTGAAGGAGTTGGAGTAGGTGTTGCTATCGGTGCTTCACCTGCAGTTTCTGGTGTTGCTACCGATCCACCTACAGATGCTCCTAAGACCAAAGAACTAGACATAAAGTATATAGCAGTACTAAACAATATTGCAGAAAAAATCAACAGTATAGTGTATGTTTTATTGATTCGTTTTTTCATATTGTTCTTCCCTTCATTTGTTCTATGATTAATTAGTTTCCAGATTTATCTAAACGTGACAATTTACTTAAACGTTCTTCTAACTCACGATAAATCGTCATTACCTCGTTCTTAGATTCTTCTACTTCATTAGAAATATTTTTCGCACGGTTTCCAATATTTAGCATTTCAAGTTCAGCTGAGTTGACCATATGTTTTGCTTCAACTTGCGCTTCACTGATAATACGATTTGCTTCTTTCTTAGCAGAAACCATTACTTCACCGATTTCTTGTTGTGATTTCAATGCTTCTTCTTGTAATGATTGATTTTTCAATAATAGATCGTTGATTTGTTGTTTAGCTTGTAACAATTCTGCTAACTGATTTCCTGTAGCTTCGCCAGTTGCAGACATGCTGCGCATTGTTTCAAGTTCAGCATTTAAGTTTTCTAGTTCTTCTTCTTTTTCTTTGTAGATACTTCTCAAACCAGCTAATTCAGATTCAAATACATTCTTTTGAATAGAATATTTATCATTTAGCCCTTGGATACGGCCTAGATTTGTTTCTAGCTCACTTTTTTCTTTTAGAACTGTTTCTAATTCTTTTTTCAATTCGTCAACACGACTGTTATCGACAGAAACATCACTAGTTGTTGCTAAAGTAATTTCTTTGTCTTTTAAGTCTTGGTTTTCTTGTTGTAGGCGGCGCATTTGCTCTTGAAGATCAGCAAGTTTTTGTGTTAATTCTTGATTTTCTTTATCAGTAGTTTGAAGTTTTTCATTCAATGATTCTAATTCCATCTTCACCGTCTCCAATGCTTCTTGTTTTTCTCCGATTGTTCCTCGGGCAGCTAAATCAGCTTGTAATTGTTGTATTTCTTTCTCTTTTTCGAGAATTTGTGTTTCCAAAGCTTTGTCTTTTTCAACAAGCGCTGTCTCAAGATAAGCAATTTGTTCTTGCCCACTGATATTTTCTTTCTTCAATTCTGCAATTTGTGCATTTAAACGATTGATTTCTTCTGAAGAATCAGCAGATTCTGTCGCATCTTCTAATTCAAAAAGTTCTGTTTCTTTTTGGTTAAGTTGTGTGGCTAACTCATCATTCTTTTCTTTTAATAATTCAAGTTCATCTTGATTGCTTTCAACTTTAAGGACTAATTGTTTATTTTGTTGAGATAAACGGAAGTTCTCTTCTTTGTTTTGTTCAAATTCAGCTTCTTGCATTCTATATTCTTCGATCAATTCTCTTAATCGTGTGATCTCTTGCTCTTGTTCAGCTAATAAATTGCTATTATTTGTTGTTATAGGAGCAGGTCGTTGTTCACTTTCCGAATTAAAGTCTACATCTTGTGTTAATTCCTCTTCGGAAACCTCGTTAATTTTCTTAATTAACCGTCTCTTTGCCATGTGTTTTACACCCCATCTTTTATTTCTCTACTCTATTTGTCTAATACTACTTTTTCTAAGTTACTGTCAGTCGATTCTCTTGTATAAACAACCGATTTTTTAGATAGTTTGTTTGTTTTATCTCGATATGTAAAGTTAAAATCAATCATTTTGATTTCTTTTACTGGTTGTAGCTCTTTAATAAAGGTCTCAATATTTTTTTCAGCTGTTTGGAAATCATTAAATGTCAATGCTGTTGGAAAGACTGAGATAGTCAATGTTTCCGTTTTCTGACTAATCATGATTGACACATTTGCTTCTCCAAAAAAGGGCTGCCAATCTCTCAAAAATTGAAGTTCATAGTTATCTAGTGCTTGAGCATCTCTGCTTTCTACGACTTTTTTCCAAGGGAATTCAGTCAATTTTAATGCATTTTCTTTATAGCTCTCAATTTTTGCACCAGAAGCTCCGCCTCTGGCATCCTTAATCTCTTCTATCTTCAATTCTAGATCTTTATTATCTTTTCTTAAAGTATCTTGATTATAAAGTATCCCAAAAAGTATTAAGCAAAAAATAATTGCTGCAATCATCAAAAACAATAGTGATCGATTGTTCTCTTGATACTTATAAAAATTAATCTTGCGTTTCATTTTTGGACTATCAGAATCTAAACTCTCCAGTTGGAATCGAACATACAACTGATAACTGAAAAAAAGAAACAGTATTACTACTAATACGAACATGAAAATTGTCATTAAATATAAACTCCTTTATCCCTTAATAAAAAAACACTAAATATATCTACTTTTTTGAAAGTTATCCACTTTCCACCCAATTATACATAGTTTATTGTAACATTACGTTACGTTATTGCCAACTTTTTTTTATAAACTCTGGCAAAAGTCAATAAAACAACTAGGCTATTCATAAAATTTAGCATTTTTTTATTATTTAAACAAAAGGAAAGGGTTCATATGTGATTAATTTATACTTTCTCGTACTTGATTTCAGCATTTTTACTAGTAACAACTAAACGATTAAAAATAACAATGTATAAGTAACGAACAATGTAATCCTATTTAGAATTATGTTGTTGCAAACGGTCGTCCTAATGTTAATAAAAACAGGTTAGGTCTTATGTTTTCCATTAAAATATCTGATACTTTAACGATATGTACCAAGATTTTCTTCTTCCAGTTCTGCTTCCAAAATTCCAACGCTAACGCCCAAGGCACGATCAACAGAGTCCATGATTTCTATCCCCAGATGGCAAACTTTTTCTTTTAAACGTATTTTATCAATAGTACGGATCTGTTCCAATAAAATGACCGAATCGCGTTCAATGCCTGTTTCTTCTGAATTAATTCCTATATGTGTCGGCAGTTTTGGTTTAGCCATCTTTGCTGTGATCGCAGCGACGATGATGGTTGGACTAAAATGATTGCCTAAATTATTTTGTATGACTAGTACTGGACGTACTCCCCCTTGTTCTGATCCTACAACAGGGGATAAGTCTGCAAAATATATGTCACCCCTTTTGACCATTTGAAACCTCCTATTCTATTTATACTCCCTTGGCATACGTTCAGAAAACGTACATGCTACTTCATAATGAATCGTCTCTAATTTATCTGCGACCATCTGCATTGTGATCTCTTCACCATGATCGTTTCCAATAAATGTGACTTTTGTCCCGATTGCCGTTTGCTTAGGCAGTCGGATCATACACTGATCCATACAGATTCTTCCAACGATTTCACATTTTTCGCCGTTAACTAGTACTGAAAAACCTTGTAAGCGGCGTAACCATCCATCGGCATAACCAATCGGTACAGTGCCGATCCATTCATTTTCAGTTGTCGTGTAAGTGTTACCGTAGCCAATGCCTTCACCTACGGAAAGTTCTTTCACTTGAATCAACTTGGATACCAAACTCAATGCAGGTTTTAACGGATAAACTTCTGGCAATACTCGCCCAGATGGATTCAACCCATACATAGCTATACCAAAACGAATCATGTTTCCTACATTATCTGGATGCCAAAGAGCAGTTGCACTGTTACTTACGTGCACATATCTCGGCAACTCAAGAAGCACTGATAGTATTGCTTGAAAACGTTGCGTCTGCTTTTCAAAGTAACTTACGTCTTTTTCATCAGCAGTAGAAAAATGGGTAAACAATCCTTCCCAAGCAAGCATTTTCGTTGATGCTATTAATGCCACAGCATGTTTTACTTCTTTCGGCGTAATAAATCCAATGCGTCCCATACCTGTATCAACTTTTATATGTATTTTCAGTGGTATTTGTGTCCCTATATGGTTCAGTTGTTCAATTGCTTGTTCCAGCCATTCTTGAGTTGCTACTGTAACAGATAAATCGTACTTTAGCAGCAATTCTATGTAAGAAACATCCACGACACTTAAAATGAGGATTGGCTCTGTTATGCCGGCTTCCCGTAGCTCTATGGCTTCATCTAAGATTGCTACACAAAATCCCGTAGCGCCTCCTTCAATAGCCGCTTTAGCCGTTTGAACAGCTCCATGTCCATAACCGTTTGCTTTAACGACCGCAAATAATTCCGTCCCTTGCGGCATTCGCTTTACTTCATTGCAAACATTCTCTTTAATTGCCTGTGTATCGATTACTAGTTTTGTGGGACGATGCCATCCTACAGCCATATGTGTCCTTCTTTCTTTTACAGTCGAATCAAACTATTCAAGTGATTTATTTCAAATTGGAAAAAATCAAGTGATGTCTAATCAAAAGCTTTGGTCTCGACCGTTATTCAAATTTTGTAGTTAAACAATTCCTCTTTTAAACTGTTTCCAGAATAATTTGAGCAACTGCATAGGTGTCTGTATGTGAAATCGACACAAATACATTTCCTTCATGAGGTGATTTTGTAACCTTAGGAGCACCATTATCTTCTTTTAAAATTTCAACATCACGTAAGCCTAAACTTCCGATCCCTGTCCCCCATGCTTTAGAAAAAGCCTCTTTACACGCAAAACGCCCCGCTAAAAATTCTACTTGTCGTTTGTGTGGTAATTTTTGAAAAAGTGCATATTCATCGTCAGTAAGAACTCGTTGTATAAAAGAAGATTTATTTCCGATAATTTTTTCGATTCTTGAAAGTTCTACCATGTCTATACCAATTCCTCTTATCATTCTTTCAAGCCCTCTTTTTTTATTTTATAAATTACTCTTATTCTATCAAATTTTAGCAATTTTTCCACATAATAATGTAAAAATTAATAAAAAGCTAGAACAGCTCGTCTAGCTTCGGCAAAAAACTCAATAAATAGGTGATTATAGTACTACTTTTTGAGTTAAATCCTAATTATATTACTATAACTTGAAAAGACTAACGCGATTTGATTCAATAAAAGAGGATGAAACAAAGCTTTTATGCCTTGTCTCACCCTCCCGAAATCCAATTAGTGATGAGATAGAAACAACTAAATTCTTATTTCTCTCTATTATGGATTCATTAATTTGAGTTATCTCTAATAACAAAGCTGCGTTTTTTATCGTTATGACGTTTTGCTGAACGATTATCTTTGCTCTTATTATAGCCGCCATTTCCAGTGCTGCCAGTCCCTTTGTTATTCTTATTGCCACGATAGCCGCCGCCACCGTTTTTATTGCGATTACGGCTGTTTCCGCCGCCACCGCCGCGATTGTTTTTGTTGAAGCCTTTTTTAGTTGATGGTAATGGACGTTCTGGTGTAATTTTAACTGGAACAGCATCTGATGGATCTTTAGAAATAGTTTTTAACAACAATGCTGCTAAGTCTTCAGCAGAATATTTTTCTAAAAGATTCTCAGCAGAAGGCAAGTAATTTTCTAGACCATTTTCTGCTAATTTTTCTTCAACGGTTTCGATTGCTGCACCTAATTGTCCTTTGAACGCTTCTTTTTCACTTGGTGGACGTAGTGGTGTCATACGTTTTTTAGTTAGCTCTTCGATGACATGTAAATAGCCCATTTCGTTTGGTGTAACAAAAGTCACAGACATTCCGCCTTTACCAGCACGGCCAGTACGACCAATACGGTGAACGTAGCTTTCTGGATCTTGCGGGATATCATAGTTGTAGACATGTGTTACGCCAGAGATATCTAAACCACGGGCTGCAACGTCTGTTGCAACTAAAATATCTAAATTACCATTTTTAAATGAACGTAAAACGCTCATACGTTTTTGCTGTGACAAGTCTCCATGAATTCCTTCAGCTTTATAACCACGAGCCTCTAAACCACGGGCTAACTCATCTACACGACGTTTCGTACGACCGAAAACAATTGTTAATTCTGGCGTTTGAACATCTAGTAAACGTGTCATGATATCGAATTTCTCGAAATCTTTTGAACGCACATAATATTGATCGATCAAATCAGCAGTCATTTCTTTCGCTTTGATTTTCACGTGTTCTGGGTCTTTCATGAATTTCACGCCAATATTTTTGATTGCTGGCGGCATTGTTGCTGAGAATAATAGTGTTTGACGAACTGACGGAATTTTAGAAATGATTTTTTCGATATCTTCTAAGAATCCCATGTTCAACATTTCATCTGCTTCATCTAAAACTAACGTTTCGATCGTATCTAGTTTTAAAGTGCGACGATTGATGTGGTCTAATAAACGTCCAGGTGTTCCTACAACGATATGCGGATTTTCTTTAAGTCCACGAATTTGGCGACCGATGTCTGCTCCACCGTATACTGCTTGTACACGAATTTTTTTGTCGCGACCTAAACGGTATAACTCTTCTTGTGTTTGGATTGCTAATTCACGAGTTGGTGCAATCACGATTCCTTGTAATACACGGTTTGACGTGTCGATTTTTTGCAACATTGGAAGACCAAAAGCTGCTGTTTTACCAGTTCCTGTTTGAGCTTGTCCAATAACGTCTTTTCCTTGTAATGCTAGAGGGATTGTTTCCTCCTGAATCGGTGTTGCTTCTTCAAATCCTGAGCGTTCGATTGCTGCCAATAAATCTGGTTCTAAGCCAAGTTCTTTAAATTTCAAATGATATCCTCCTAATAATGTTTGTTGCAGAAGAACTAAATTCTTCTAAAATGGTGTTACAGGTGATTTGACTTTCACTAATTTCGAAAATGTTGATGGCGTCTATAAACCTTCTACATAGGTTTCATTTATTTTCTGATTAGTGTTACCGAAAAATCCACCTTATGAAGCTACAGGCACTAGAAAAGCCAAACGAGTTCGTTCAGCTTTTTTAATCTTTATATGATAGAAAAGTATCTTCAATAGGTACTTTCGTTTTATCTACTTCGATCTTTCGGCAATAGGTTATTTTAGCATAGTTTTATATTTTCAGCAAGTTTTATGAAAGCTTGCTAAATTTCGAGAAGTTTCGTCACTACTTCATTTAACCCCATCCCATTACTTGCTTTTAAAACAACCATGTCCTCTGGTTCAAGTATGGATTTTACTGTTTTGATCAAGGCTTCCTTTTCCTCTTTTTTAAAGTAATGGATTTGTTTTTCCTGATATTTACTTGTAAGTATCTTATACAAAGCATGCATTTCAG
This sequence is a window from Enterococcus sp. 7F3_DIV0205. Protein-coding genes within it:
- a CDS encoding LysM peptidoglycan-binding domain-containing protein is translated as MKKRINKTYTILLIFSAILFSTAIYFMSSSLVLGASVGGSVATPETAGEAPIATPTPTPSTPESDQQKATTENTITEKQEKEVPKEVYVVKKGQTLWEIAQDSGLSIQALMNRNQLSNSVIVEGQELVFE
- the acpS gene encoding holo-ACP synthase, yielding MIRGIGIDMVELSRIEKIIGNKSSFIQRVLTDDEYALFQKLPHKRQVEFLAGRFACKEAFSKAWGTGIGSLGLRDVEILKEDNGAPKVTKSPHEGNVFVSISHTDTYAVAQIILETV
- the lepB gene encoding signal peptidase I yields the protein MDEIRERFERLKRQLKRKFNKNKKPKNRAKNRNRKHPNSEQRKKQLKSRERSELAKEAARDKLRPKEALDRKNAPTNKKRKKKKITKEEFERRKKKKRKENIVEIVKFMLPVVLFAVFVFFFILNTSPHMVDGDSMSPTLLNKDRVIVRRTKEPKRYEIITFKPPVKSDFQYVKRIIGMPGDLVWTEGSDLFINHQAESLPKVSELSAANELPDGTIKVNVSEDCLDQMSQLKKIPKGHYFVLGDNRNNSSDSRAFGLVDGQAIEGVVSFRFAPFDNIGWIK
- a CDS encoding type II toxin-antitoxin system PemK/MazF family toxin, with product MVKRGDIYFADLSPVVGSEQGGVRPVLVIQNNLGNHFSPTIIVAAITAKMAKPKLPTHIGINSEETGIERDSVILLEQIRTIDKIRLKEKVCHLGIEIMDSVDRALGVSVGILEAELEEENLGTYR
- the cshA gene encoding degradosome RNA helicase CshA, coding for MKFKELGLEPDLLAAIERSGFEEATPIQEETIPLALQGKDVIGQAQTGTGKTAAFGLPMLQKIDTSNRVLQGIVIAPTRELAIQTQEELYRLGRDKKIRVQAVYGGADIGRQIRGLKENPHIVVGTPGRLLDHINRRTLKLDTIETLVLDEADEMLNMGFLEDIEKIISKIPSVRQTLLFSATMPPAIKNIGVKFMKDPEHVKIKAKEMTADLIDQYYVRSKDFEKFDIMTRLLDVQTPELTIVFGRTKRRVDELARGLEARGYKAEGIHGDLSQQKRMSVLRSFKNGNLDILVATDVAARGLDISGVTHVYNYDIPQDPESYVHRIGRTGRAGKGGMSVTFVTPNEMGYLHVIEELTKKRMTPLRPPSEKEAFKGQLGAAIETVEEKLAENGLENYLPSAENLLEKYSAEDLAALLLKTISKDPSDAVPVKITPERPLPSTKKGFNKNNRGGGGGNSRNRNKNGGGGYRGNKNNKGTGSTGNGGYNKSKDNRSAKRHNDKKRSFVIRDNSN
- the alr gene encoding alanine racemase, coding for MAVGWHRPTKLVIDTQAIKENVCNEVKRMPQGTELFAVVKANGYGHGAVQTAKAAIEGGATGFCVAILDEAIELREAGITEPILILSVVDVSYIELLLKYDLSVTVATQEWLEQAIEQLNHIGTQIPLKIHIKVDTGMGRIGFITPKEVKHAVALIASTKMLAWEGLFTHFSTADEKDVSYFEKQTQRFQAILSVLLELPRYVHVSNSATALWHPDNVGNMIRFGIAMYGLNPSGRVLPEVYPLKPALSLVSKLIQVKELSVGEGIGYGNTYTTTENEWIGTVPIGYADGWLRRLQGFSVLVNGEKCEIVGRICMDQCMIRLPKQTAIGTKVTFIGNDHGEEITMQMVADKLETIHYEVACTFSERMPREYK